In a single window of the Micrococcaceae bacterium Sec5.7 genome:
- a CDS encoding methyltransferase, translating into MTESTHFTAGNTPDAPRSDRPELLTALAADLRGIGYTLDGVAGLLGESASTALNRDQLIPALIVTETATHGDPRTVALAAVVRLWLLAVPQTVETLDAALPGIRTEGLLTLGLVEPVPGAGDPAESGAVIAAKADLRPYGWEGTAGEDAPGSGGAELWVASDLAAHQQAGVLRHDHVLGIGQASTTLVQSTIRRHVAKALDVGTGCGIQSFHLLHHCEHVTATDISARALAFARFNVLLNAEALHVDPARLEDRVSLRLGSLLEPVAGEEFGLVVSNPPFVITPRSLGEAATDQFTYRDGGLPGDEIVSRLVASLPSVLAPGGTAQMLGNWEITAGKSWDERPQDWAGTDTDVWFIQREQVGPEQYAETWLQDASEGRDRSLYARAYGAYLDDFAARDVEAIGFGMIWLRRPDVVSASADAGVTDPGAAVPGAAVPGAAVIRRFEEITYPIEQPVGPHLGAAVERADWLATNVLAETHLLVADDVTEERHQRPGAEHPGVILLRQGAGLRRTNLLSTELAGFVSACDGDLSVRQIIGALEALLGGADGFDGEALRSGLLAEVGNLVRDGFLLPV; encoded by the coding sequence GTGACCGAATCAACGCACTTCACCGCCGGCAACACGCCCGATGCACCCCGGAGTGATCGCCCCGAACTCCTCACGGCGCTCGCCGCTGACCTGCGGGGCATCGGCTACACACTGGACGGCGTGGCCGGACTGCTGGGCGAATCCGCCTCCACGGCCCTGAACCGGGACCAGCTCATCCCCGCGCTGATCGTCACCGAAACCGCCACTCACGGTGACCCGCGAACCGTGGCGCTGGCCGCCGTCGTACGCCTTTGGCTCCTGGCCGTTCCACAGACGGTTGAAACGCTCGACGCCGCCCTCCCGGGTATCCGCACGGAAGGTCTCCTGACGCTGGGGCTCGTTGAGCCGGTGCCCGGGGCGGGGGATCCGGCGGAATCGGGCGCGGTGATCGCAGCGAAGGCTGACCTGCGGCCGTATGGCTGGGAGGGGACCGCAGGGGAAGACGCCCCGGGCAGCGGCGGTGCTGAGCTCTGGGTGGCCAGCGACCTCGCCGCCCATCAGCAGGCCGGAGTGCTCCGGCATGATCATGTGCTGGGGATCGGGCAGGCGTCCACCACCCTCGTGCAGTCCACCATCCGCCGGCACGTGGCAAAAGCCCTGGACGTGGGAACCGGCTGCGGCATCCAGTCATTCCATCTCTTGCACCATTGCGAGCATGTGACGGCCACGGACATTTCGGCACGGGCCCTCGCCTTTGCCCGCTTCAACGTGCTGCTCAACGCCGAGGCCCTGCACGTGGACCCGGCCCGGCTGGAGGACAGGGTGAGCCTGCGGCTGGGCTCGTTGCTGGAGCCGGTGGCCGGCGAGGAATTCGGGCTGGTGGTGTCCAACCCGCCATTCGTCATCACGCCGCGCAGTCTGGGTGAAGCAGCAACAGACCAGTTCACCTACCGGGACGGCGGCCTGCCGGGTGACGAAATCGTGTCCCGTCTTGTGGCATCGCTGCCCTCTGTTCTGGCACCCGGCGGCACGGCCCAGATGCTCGGCAACTGGGAGATCACAGCGGGGAAATCCTGGGATGAGCGGCCGCAGGACTGGGCCGGCACGGACACCGATGTGTGGTTCATCCAGCGCGAGCAGGTGGGCCCGGAGCAGTACGCCGAGACCTGGCTGCAGGATGCCTCCGAGGGCCGGGACCGCAGCCTCTACGCCCGCGCCTACGGGGCCTACCTGGACGACTTTGCCGCCCGCGATGTGGAGGCGATCGGCTTCGGCATGATCTGGCTGCGGAGGCCGGACGTCGTGTCTGCTTCTGCCGACGCTGGTGTCACGGACCCCGGTGCCGCAGTCCCCGGTGCCGCAGTCCCCGGTGCCGCAGTCATCCGCCGGTTCGAGGAAATCACGTACCCCATCGAACAGCCGGTGGGCCCCCACCTGGGTGCCGCCGTCGAACGCGCTGACTGGCTGGCCACGAACGTCCTTGCCGAAACGCACCTGCTTGTGGCAGACGACGTCACCGAGGAGCGCCATCAGCGTCCCGGTGCCGAACACCCTGGCGTGATCCTGCTGCGCCAGGGTGCCGGGCTCCGCCGGACGAACCTGCTCAGCACCGAGCTGGCCGGGTTCGTCTCAGCGTGCGACGGCGATCTGTCCGTCCGGCAGATCATCGGCGCCCTTGAGGCTTTGCTCGGCGGGGCAGACGGATTCGACGGCGAGGCGCTCCGCTCCGGGCTCCTCGCCGAGGTAGGCAACCTGGTCAGGGACGGCTTCCTGCTTCCCGTTTGA